Proteins found in one Syntrophales bacterium genomic segment:
- a CDS encoding YicC family protein — translation MIRSMTGYGRSETTCGTAAVIIEIKSFNHRNLEITTRVPGSLGALELLIRKKIAQCLSRGRIELVMRLETDREGTDVSVLKADLPLIRDYFDTLSRVRDELALPDPITLEMVTSIKNGIYASEQEYDDPDIRSSIEKGVDEALAALMEMKEQEGSILYRDFTDRIDRIQQWLDAVTARVPRVVAEYRQRLVERLKTLASEIEIDEARLAQEIVFMAEKSDITEELVRLDSHISQFRDLLDASEPSGRRLDFIFQEMHREINTIGSKSGDLEIARTVIDVKTELAKLREQVQNIE, via the coding sequence ATGATACGGAGCATGACCGGTTACGGCAGATCCGAAACGACCTGCGGCACTGCCGCGGTGATCATCGAGATCAAGTCCTTTAACCACCGCAACCTGGAGATCACCACCAGAGTTCCGGGCAGTCTCGGCGCCCTCGAACTGCTGATCAGGAAAAAAATTGCCCAGTGCCTGTCCCGGGGCAGGATCGAACTGGTGATGCGCCTCGAGACGGACCGGGAGGGTACCGACGTCAGCGTGCTGAAGGCCGATCTTCCCCTTATCAGGGATTACTTCGACACTCTGTCACGGGTCAGGGACGAACTGGCACTGCCCGATCCCATAACGCTGGAGATGGTTACGTCAATAAAAAACGGCATCTACGCTTCTGAACAGGAATACGACGACCCCGACATCCGGTCCTCCATTGAAAAAGGCGTCGATGAGGCTTTGGCGGCTCTCATGGAGATGAAGGAGCAGGAAGGGTCGATCCTCTACAGGGATTTCACAGACAGGATCGACCGTATACAGCAATGGCTGGATGCCGTCACCGCCCGGGTTCCCCGGGTCGTGGCGGAATATCGGCAGCGTCTGGTGGAGCGCCTGAAAACGCTGGCGTCGGAAATAGAAATCGATGAGGCGAGACTGGCCCAGGAAATAGTATTCATGGCCGAGAAGAGCGACATAACTGAGGAGCTTGTCCGCCTGGACAGCCACATCAGCCAGTTCAGGGACCTACTGGACGCGTCGGAACCTTCCGGACGCAGACTGGACTTTATCTTCCAGGAAATGCATAGGGAAATCAATACGATAGGATCGAAGAGCGGTGATCTCGAGATTGCGCGAACCGTCATCGACGTTAAGACCGAACTTGCCAAATTACGGGAACAGGTTCAAAATATCGAATAG
- a CDS encoding PTS system mannose/fructose/sorbose family transporter subunit IID: MKQDTTDTQGCIGLLRMFARSLLISASWNYSRMQNLGFAFVLAPLAESRGSKRAEFLVTHLDSFSSHPVMSSLIVGSVLKHEEALRNADAVRLKQSLAAPYAGLGVPFFWGSLRPLASILGVAAALTGSLPAPATVLIAYNAVHGHVRITGFIRAYRDGAGAMDFLRRIDMPEWGKKIRWLSCVVLAFLGAGFLSGPLFRSPEYLPGPVGALMVLAAIMLFRGLVVLRIPVLAILYGFSLITILAAGLL; this comes from the coding sequence ATGAAACAGGATACGACGGATACGCAGGGGTGTATCGGCCTGCTGCGGATGTTCGCCCGGTCTTTGCTGATAAGCGCCTCCTGGAATTATTCGCGGATGCAGAACCTGGGGTTTGCCTTCGTCCTGGCTCCCCTGGCCGAGTCACGGGGTTCGAAGAGGGCCGAATTTCTTGTCACCCACCTGGATTCATTCAGTTCCCACCCCGTCATGTCGTCGCTGATCGTCGGGTCGGTCCTGAAGCATGAAGAAGCACTCCGGAATGCCGACGCCGTCCGGCTGAAGCAATCACTCGCGGCCCCTTATGCCGGTCTCGGAGTCCCCTTTTTCTGGGGATCACTCAGGCCGCTGGCATCCATTCTGGGAGTCGCTGCGGCTCTGACGGGCTCTCTTCCGGCACCGGCGACGGTACTGATCGCCTACAATGCCGTCCACGGACATGTACGGATAACGGGATTCATCAGGGCATACCGGGACGGAGCGGGCGCCATGGATTTCCTCAGAAGGATCGACATGCCCGAATGGGGAAAGAAGATACGATGGCTATCTTGTGTGGTGCTGGCGTTTCTCGGAGCGGGCTTTCTTTCCGGCCCCCTCTTCCGGAGCCCGGAATACCTGCCCGGACCGGTCGGCGCCCTGATGGTGCTTGCCGCCATCATGCTCTTTCGCGGCCTCGTTGTATTGAGAATTCCCGTGCTGGCAATTCTCTATGGATTCTCGCTGATCACGATACTCGCTGCCGGCCTGCTATGA
- a CDS encoding HPr family phosphocarrier protein, whose translation MKRVQAFTLKNELGLHARVAATLVNTAKRFKARITYERDGIIVDGKSILGILTLACPKGGRIIIVADGPDSAEAMKAFETLIEDKFGEE comes from the coding sequence ATGAAACGTGTACAAGCTTTTACACTCAAGAACGAACTGGGCCTTCACGCCAGGGTTGCCGCGACGCTGGTCAATACGGCGAAACGATTCAAGGCCCGGATCACCTATGAACGGGATGGAATCATCGTGGACGGGAAAAGCATCCTGGGCATTCTGACCCTTGCCTGCCCGAAGGGCGGGCGAATCATCATCGTAGCCGACGGACCGGACTCGGCTGAGGCCATGAAGGCCTTCGAGACACTTATTGAAGATAAATTCGGAGAAGAATAG
- the ptsP gene encoding phosphoenolpyruvate--protein phosphotransferase, whose amino-acid sequence MTIQGSKRTIVLKGLGVSPGIADGRAHLLDNHSTMPFAHREISHPALIEREIGRFRQALEDSERELAAIREKLETIDGIGPLILEVHAMMLKDAGLREQTAGFIKKNGINAEWALEMTLTRYRGIFNRMEDEYLKARIRDIEDVVQMILRHLSGAGKETIDDIDEKTIIVAHDLSPAETVQLKVRKILAFATDVGGKTSHTTIVARSLGIPAVVGLEHITREVRNDDILVVDGTSGVVIINPDQETLKRYEDKKLHYRLLEETYLKEARLPAVTRDNLRIGVGANLEFIEEIPSAVHHGANGVGLFRTEFFYINREQPPTEEEHFNHYRPLIENEHLKWATIRTFDLGGDKFISDPCLAEEMNPAMGLRAVRYCLQEPEFFEVQIRGILRASAFGNTGIMIPMISGVEEIRRVKTIIERVKEGLRTEGIPFNEGIKLGIMIEVPSAAMMAGALAREVDFFSIGTNDLIQYSLAIDRVNENVGYLYKPCHPAVLQLIRHIVTAGHQAGIKVAMCGEMAGDPFCTMLLLGLELDGLSMTPLAIPRVKGIIRESTFKESKELLRRVLAFDQADEIEEYVREYMVQRFPEYCVDDHAD is encoded by the coding sequence GTGACGATACAGGGATCGAAACGAACCATCGTGTTGAAGGGGCTCGGGGTGTCTCCGGGTATCGCGGACGGACGGGCGCACCTGTTGGACAATCACAGTACTATGCCCTTCGCGCATCGTGAGATATCCCATCCGGCCCTGATAGAGCGGGAGATCGGCCGTTTCAGGCAGGCCCTGGAGGATTCGGAACGGGAACTCGCCGCCATCAGGGAAAAACTCGAGACTATAGACGGTATCGGTCCGCTTATTCTGGAAGTTCACGCCATGATGCTCAAAGACGCGGGCCTGCGTGAACAGACAGCAGGTTTCATCAAAAAAAACGGGATCAACGCCGAATGGGCCCTGGAGATGACCCTGACCCGCTATCGCGGCATTTTCAACAGGATGGAAGATGAGTACCTGAAGGCACGCATTCGGGATATCGAAGACGTGGTACAGATGATTCTTCGTCATCTGTCGGGGGCCGGCAAGGAAACGATTGACGACATCGATGAGAAAACCATTATTGTAGCCCACGATCTCTCGCCGGCGGAGACAGTGCAGTTGAAGGTCAGAAAGATTCTTGCCTTTGCCACCGATGTGGGAGGCAAGACCTCTCATACGACCATCGTGGCACGCTCCCTCGGCATACCCGCCGTCGTGGGGCTTGAACACATAACCCGCGAAGTCCGCAACGACGATATTCTGGTTGTTGACGGCACGTCCGGCGTGGTGATTATCAATCCCGACCAGGAGACACTGAAGCGCTATGAAGACAAGAAACTTCATTACCGCCTCCTGGAGGAGACCTACCTCAAGGAGGCGCGCCTGCCCGCCGTGACCCGGGACAACCTCAGGATTGGCGTTGGCGCAAATCTTGAATTTATTGAGGAAATTCCATCAGCAGTGCATCACGGCGCCAATGGTGTCGGCCTGTTCCGCACTGAATTTTTTTACATCAACAGGGAGCAGCCTCCCACAGAGGAGGAGCATTTCAATCATTACCGGCCCCTCATTGAAAATGAGCACCTGAAATGGGCCACCATACGAACCTTTGACTTGGGAGGAGACAAATTTATATCCGACCCGTGCCTCGCCGAGGAAATGAATCCTGCCATGGGGCTTCGGGCCGTCCGATATTGCCTGCAGGAACCGGAGTTTTTTGAAGTACAGATCCGGGGAATCCTTCGGGCCAGCGCCTTCGGAAACACGGGAATCATGATTCCGATGATTTCAGGCGTTGAGGAAATCAGGAGGGTGAAAACAATAATCGAGAGGGTGAAGGAAGGACTTCGCACCGAGGGAATCCCCTTCAATGAGGGCATAAAGCTGGGGATTATGATCGAAGTTCCCTCGGCGGCAATGATGGCAGGAGCCCTTGCCCGGGAAGTTGATTTTTTCAGTATCGGTACCAACGATCTTATTCAGTATTCCCTGGCCATCGACCGTGTCAACGAAAATGTGGGATACCTCTACAAGCCTTGTCATCCGGCGGTGTTGCAGCTTATCAGACATATCGTCACCGCCGGTCATCAGGCCGGAATCAAGGTGGCCATGTGCGGTGAAATGGCGGGAGATCCCTTCTGCACCATGCTCCTGCTGGGGCTTGAACTTGACGGCCTGAGCATGACACCCCTGGCCATTCCCAGGGTGAAAGGAATCATTCGGGAATCGACCTTCAAGGAATCGAAGGAGCTGCTCCGGAGGGTTCTCGCCTTTGACCAGGCCGACGAAATCGAAGAATATGTCAGGGAATACATGGTTCAACGATTTCCTGAGTACTGTGTTGACGATCACGCTGATTGA
- a CDS encoding 1-acyl-sn-glycerol-3-phosphate acyltransferase: MLEKLTHRIERGDYPSRKLLSRLYRWISRAGEHYEGELSAPTRYPFFWILDRMLSRVTIAQEDVETLKDLSTRGIVVYSLKNRSQLNCLIIRSLLAGNDIDPPAYCHGTGMLLWQPYRKAIRTLVSRIINNPYRNKYLKRITTEGKSSLIYVRGSAHVSSPYPKDPLLQLIEAQPEMTAPVFLVPQLVVYGRRREREVRSFMEILFGPSDNPGPVRRSVLFFRFSRKAAVISCKPIDLQQFMAENRNASPGILSNLLRQEITSRINAERRSILGPLLKSRDEIVGQVLRDVEMVRVMQEIAEEEGSELQDVVRKASRYLHEIAADYRDSYIAVLDRILTWVWNNIYDGVVIDREGLAKIREISKKMPFVIVPCHRSHIDYLLIHYIFYYNNIQLPFIAAGNNLLVWPIGHIFRRSGAFFLRRTFAGNRLYAQVFEKYIKVLLQEGHPLEFFIEGGRSRTGKMVMPKYGLLSMVIQAYREKACDDIAIIPVYIGYDKVIEEKSYLQELGGGVKKKESTAGIVKSSRVLKKRYGRVYLNIGEPIQIKEYLDRADPSIEERTTEERQSLYRKMGYEIAHRINDVSVVTPFALVAAALLGHYRRGIAHDDLRSIIDELHDYLEHRKVCFSSTFAGIDYAITEALNFFESSGNISKMGIDEDDEPDEEFAEIIYSVESGRRMGLEYYKNTILHFFLPISFVAASILSSDEDTILLSRVMEDYRFLKRLFWNEFIFDDESDDLEEIRETLLYLADRGMVARDHFFDETSRLIITGRGRISLAPFAGLIQNYIESYWIVLRGSSYLKNKERSDRDLLRKTHKLGMKMYKKGEIAREEALSPPNYQGALRFLNDAGVVTVSSGSVEGGRKREKKRETKTVVLNEDRSRLETIRQKLFKFVSPR; encoded by the coding sequence GTGCTCGAAAAACTGACGCATCGTATAGAACGAGGGGATTATCCCTCCCGGAAGCTGCTGTCACGCCTGTACCGGTGGATCAGCCGGGCCGGTGAGCATTACGAGGGGGAACTCTCCGCTCCGACCCGGTATCCGTTCTTCTGGATCCTGGACCGAATGCTGTCACGGGTTACCATAGCGCAGGAGGATGTTGAAACCCTGAAGGACCTTTCGACACGGGGTATCGTCGTATACAGTCTTAAAAACCGCAGCCAGCTCAACTGCCTTATCATACGCAGCCTGCTTGCCGGGAACGATATCGATCCACCGGCCTACTGCCACGGAACCGGCATGCTCCTCTGGCAACCGTACCGAAAGGCGATCAGAACACTGGTCTCGAGAATTATCAACAATCCTTACAGGAACAAGTACCTCAAGCGGATCACCACTGAGGGGAAAAGCAGCCTCATCTATGTCCGGGGTTCCGCCCATGTCAGCAGCCCCTACCCGAAAGACCCCCTTCTTCAGCTTATCGAAGCCCAGCCTGAGATGACCGCGCCTGTTTTTCTCGTTCCCCAACTCGTCGTTTACGGCAGGAGAAGGGAGCGGGAAGTGCGAAGTTTCATGGAGATTCTCTTCGGACCTTCCGACAACCCCGGTCCTGTCCGCCGGTCCGTCCTGTTCTTCCGATTCTCCCGGAAAGCCGCCGTTATTTCCTGCAAACCCATCGACCTTCAACAATTTATGGCAGAGAACAGAAACGCGTCGCCGGGAATCCTGTCGAACCTGCTCCGGCAGGAAATTACTTCCAGGATCAATGCCGAACGGCGCTCAATATTGGGCCCTCTGCTTAAATCACGTGATGAAATCGTCGGCCAGGTTCTCAGGGATGTAGAGATGGTTCGAGTCATGCAGGAAATCGCCGAGGAGGAAGGCAGTGAACTGCAGGATGTGGTGCGGAAAGCCTCCCGTTACCTGCATGAAATAGCCGCCGACTATCGCGACAGTTATATCGCCGTCCTCGACCGGATCCTTACCTGGGTTTGGAACAACATCTATGACGGTGTCGTTATCGACCGGGAGGGTCTCGCAAAAATACGTGAAATATCAAAAAAAATGCCCTTTGTCATTGTTCCCTGCCACCGCAGCCACATCGACTACCTCCTGATTCACTACATATTTTATTACAACAATATTCAGCTTCCCTTCATCGCCGCCGGGAACAACCTCCTGGTATGGCCTATCGGACATATCTTCAGACGGTCGGGTGCTTTTTTCCTGAGAAGGACCTTCGCGGGGAACAGGCTCTACGCACAGGTTTTTGAAAAGTACATCAAAGTGCTTCTGCAGGAAGGTCATCCCCTCGAGTTCTTCATTGAAGGGGGCCGGAGCCGGACAGGCAAGATGGTCATGCCCAAGTACGGCCTTCTTTCCATGGTAATCCAGGCATACCGCGAAAAGGCCTGTGATGATATCGCCATCATTCCCGTGTACATAGGATATGACAAGGTCATAGAAGAAAAATCCTACCTGCAGGAATTGGGCGGCGGAGTCAAGAAGAAGGAATCCACGGCGGGCATCGTCAAGTCGAGCCGTGTGCTCAAGAAACGCTACGGCCGGGTGTACCTCAACATCGGCGAACCGATACAGATCAAGGAATACCTGGACCGGGCCGATCCATCCATAGAGGAGCGGACCACCGAGGAACGGCAAAGCCTGTACCGGAAAATGGGCTACGAGATCGCCCACAGGATCAACGACGTATCCGTGGTGACGCCCTTCGCTCTGGTGGCGGCGGCACTGCTCGGGCACTACCGGCGGGGCATCGCCCACGACGATCTCAGAAGCATCATTGACGAGTTGCATGACTACCTCGAGCATCGGAAGGTCTGCTTTTCCTCGACCTTCGCTGGAATCGATTATGCCATAACCGAAGCCCTCAACTTCTTTGAATCATCGGGGAACATATCGAAGATGGGCATCGATGAGGATGACGAGCCCGACGAGGAATTCGCCGAGATCATTTATTCTGTTGAAAGTGGTCGCCGTATGGGGCTTGAGTATTACAAGAACACCATACTGCACTTTTTCCTGCCCATTTCATTTGTGGCCGCCTCGATCCTTTCCAGTGACGAGGATACCATTCTCCTCTCCCGGGTCATGGAGGACTACCGGTTTCTGAAAAGGCTGTTCTGGAATGAATTCATATTCGATGACGAAAGCGACGACCTCGAAGAAATACGGGAAACCCTGCTGTACCTTGCCGATCGCGGCATGGTCGCCCGGGATCATTTCTTCGATGAAACATCGCGTCTGATCATCACGGGCAGGGGCAGAATCAGCCTCGCGCCCTTCGCGGGCCTGATACAGAACTATATAGAATCCTATTGGATCGTTCTCCGGGGAAGTTCGTACCTGAAAAACAAGGAGCGGAGTGACCGCGATCTTCTCAGGAAAACCCACAAACTGGGAATGAAGATGTATAAAAAGGGAGAGATCGCCCGGGAGGAAGCCCTCTCACCGCCGAATTACCAGGGGGCCCTCCGTTTCCTCAACGATGCCGGAGTCGTCACCGTTTCCTCGGGAAGTGTCGAGGGAGGCCGAAAGCGGGAGAAAAAAAGGGAAACAAAAACAGTTGTCCTCAACGAAGACCGGAGCCGGCTCGAGACGATCCGGCAGAAACTGTTCAAGTTCGTATCCCCCCGCTGA
- the eno gene encoding phosphopyruvate hydratase — protein sequence MTEIVDVSAREILDSRGNPTVEVDITLSSEIMGRASVPSGASTGEHEMLELRDGDTGRYGGKGVQKAVRNIIERIGPEITGMNCLDQRAIDLLMIELDGTPNKSGLGANAMLGVSLACARAAAEVLGLPLYRYLGGVSACELPVPMMNIINGGQHADNNVDIQEFMIMPLGAPSFREGLRMAAEVFHSLKSVLKERGYNTAVGDEGGFAPDLKSNEEALMVIMEAVQQAGYEPGTHVAIALDAAASSFYREGRYVLAAERKSEHSAEELVDYYERLVSRYPIVSIEDGLAEDDWDGWKLLTDRLGGQIQIVGDDLFVTNKERLARGISRGVGNSILIKLNQIGTLSETLETILHAREAAYTTVISHRSGETEDTFIADVAVAMNCGQIKSGSLSRSERLAKYNRILRIEEELSSAGIYRGRAALYCIM from the coding sequence ATGACTGAAATCGTTGACGTATCCGCACGTGAAATCCTTGATTCCCGAGGGAATCCGACCGTGGAAGTCGATATTACCCTCAGTTCCGAAATCATGGGCAGGGCTTCGGTTCCGTCGGGAGCTTCAACGGGTGAACACGAAATGCTGGAGCTGCGCGATGGCGACACCGGCCGTTACGGCGGCAAGGGTGTTCAAAAGGCCGTGCGAAATATTATTGAAAGGATCGGTCCTGAAATAACCGGCATGAACTGCCTGGACCAGAGAGCGATTGACCTGCTGATGATCGAACTTGATGGAACTCCCAACAAGAGCGGTCTCGGAGCCAATGCCATGCTGGGCGTTTCCCTGGCCTGCGCCAGGGCGGCGGCTGAAGTGCTCGGGCTTCCCCTCTATCGCTATCTCGGCGGAGTCTCCGCGTGTGAACTGCCCGTTCCCATGATGAACATCATAAACGGAGGGCAGCATGCCGACAATAACGTGGACATACAGGAATTCATGATCATGCCCCTGGGAGCGCCTTCCTTCAGGGAAGGACTGCGCATGGCGGCGGAAGTCTTCCACAGCCTCAAGTCTGTTCTGAAAGAAAGGGGATATAACACCGCCGTCGGAGACGAAGGAGGCTTCGCGCCGGACCTGAAGTCTAATGAAGAAGCCCTGATGGTTATCATGGAGGCCGTCCAACAGGCCGGGTATGAACCGGGAACCCACGTGGCTATCGCCCTGGATGCGGCGGCAAGTTCTTTTTACCGGGAGGGGCGATACGTCCTTGCGGCGGAAAGGAAGTCCGAACACTCGGCGGAAGAACTCGTCGATTACTACGAACGGCTCGTCTCGCGCTACCCGATCGTCTCCATCGAAGACGGCCTGGCCGAGGACGACTGGGATGGCTGGAAACTGCTGACGGACAGGCTGGGCGGACAGATTCAGATCGTGGGCGATGATCTCTTCGTCACCAACAAGGAACGGCTTGCCAGGGGGATCTCCCGTGGCGTGGGCAATTCGATTCTCATCAAGCTCAACCAGATAGGGACTCTGTCGGAAACTCTCGAGACAATCCTGCACGCCAGAGAGGCGGCCTACACAACGGTCATTTCCCACCGATCGGGCGAAACGGAAGACACCTTTATAGCCGACGTGGCCGTAGCCATGAATTGCGGGCAGATCAAGAGCGGTTCTCTGTCGCGGAGCGAACGGCTTGCGAAATACAACCGTATCCTCAGAATCGAGGAGGAACTGAGTTCAGCCGGCATCTACCGCGGCCGGGCGGCGCTGTACTGCATCATGTAG
- a CDS encoding DUF61 family protein, whose amino-acid sequence MLTDDRMRETPAERYLFDEFRAINAHVPRRRKSLADLLEEKPPHIMCGDGSAHFFKKKELALLAGMLDREESNDLMLPMIIEVSSGESAMAIPSPKGIEARVLSNILGMKLSLTGGRVLIFKAQLGRIRTILKTCTQYVFIP is encoded by the coding sequence ATGCTTACTGATGACAGGATGCGTGAAACGCCGGCGGAACGATATCTCTTTGATGAGTTCAGGGCCATCAACGCCCATGTACCGCGGCGTCGCAAAAGCCTGGCGGATCTGCTTGAAGAAAAACCGCCCCACATTATGTGCGGTGACGGAAGCGCCCATTTCTTCAAAAAAAAAGAGCTGGCCCTCCTCGCGGGCATGCTTGACCGGGAAGAATCGAATGATCTGATGCTGCCCATGATTATCGAGGTGTCGTCCGGGGAGAGCGCGATGGCCATCCCTTCGCCGAAGGGAATTGAAGCCAGGGTGTTGTCGAACATTCTCGGCATGAAACTGTCCCTCACCGGGGGCAGGGTCTTGATCTTCAAAGCCCAGTTGGGGCGGATACGCACGATCTTGAAGACCTGCACCCAGTATGTTTTCATACCCTGA